The following proteins are encoded in a genomic region of uncultured Vibrio sp.:
- the murJ gene encoding murein biosynthesis integral membrane protein MurJ encodes MSKRLLKSGMIVSAMTLISRVLGLVRDVVVANLMGAGASADVFFFANKIPNFLRRLFAEGAFSQAFVPVLTESHAQGDMDKTRELIARAAGTLGVIVSVVTLFGVLGSGFVTALFGFGWFLDWMNGGPSAEKFELASMMLKITFPYLWFITFVALSGAILNTLGKFAVSSFTPVFLNVMIILSAWFISPQMSQPEVGLAIGVFLGGLVQFLFQIPFLIKAGMMVKPKWGWRDPGVVKIRTLMIPALFGVSVSQINLLFDTFIASFLQTGSISWLYYSDRLLEFPLGLFGIAIATVILPALSRKHVDAHSEGFAHTMDWGVRMVTLLGIPAMLGLMVLAKPMLMVLFMRGEFSPQDVHQASLSLFAYASGLLNFMLIKVLAPGYYSRQDTKTPVKYGIIAMVTNMVFNAIFAYFYGYVGLAIATALSALVNMVLLYRGLHLAGVYQVTQRTVFFIVRLVIAGTAMVAAILWQLEEMSVWLDWSFAYRSGVLGMLIALGAAVYLVVLFLTGVRLKDLKAGTE; translated from the coding sequence GTGAGTAAACGACTACTCAAGTCAGGCATGATCGTCAGTGCTATGACTCTTATTTCGCGCGTTTTAGGCTTAGTCCGTGATGTGGTAGTGGCGAATTTAATGGGGGCAGGAGCAAGCGCAGACGTCTTTTTCTTTGCTAATAAAATTCCAAACTTCTTACGTCGTTTGTTTGCAGAAGGTGCATTTTCTCAAGCATTTGTGCCGGTATTAACTGAAAGCCATGCTCAAGGCGATATGGACAAAACACGGGAGCTCATCGCCCGAGCCGCCGGGACACTTGGGGTCATCGTTTCGGTTGTGACTCTGTTTGGTGTACTTGGCTCTGGTTTTGTCACGGCATTGTTCGGCTTCGGCTGGTTTTTAGATTGGATGAATGGTGGGCCATCTGCCGAGAAGTTTGAGCTCGCCAGTATGATGCTCAAAATCACTTTCCCATATTTATGGTTCATTACTTTCGTCGCACTGTCTGGTGCGATCCTCAATACACTCGGTAAGTTTGCCGTTTCGTCATTTACCCCGGTATTTTTGAACGTCATGATCATACTGTCGGCTTGGTTTATTTCGCCGCAGATGTCACAGCCTGAAGTAGGCCTGGCGATAGGCGTCTTCTTGGGCGGATTAGTTCAGTTCTTGTTTCAAATACCTTTCCTTATTAAAGCGGGGATGATGGTGAAACCTAAATGGGGTTGGCGCGATCCTGGCGTAGTAAAGATACGGACCTTAATGATCCCGGCTTTGTTTGGTGTTTCCGTCAGTCAGATCAACTTGTTGTTTGATACCTTTATTGCCAGTTTTCTGCAAACGGGGTCAATTAGCTGGTTATACTACTCAGATCGTTTGCTGGAGTTTCCGCTGGGACTGTTTGGTATTGCCATCGCAACCGTAATTCTACCCGCACTTTCTCGCAAACACGTTGACGCTCACAGCGAAGGATTTGCTCATACCATGGACTGGGGCGTACGCATGGTCACGCTGCTCGGAATTCCAGCCATGTTGGGCTTGATGGTGTTGGCTAAGCCAATGCTGATGGTGTTATTTATGCGTGGTGAATTCTCACCACAGGATGTCCATCAAGCGTCACTTTCGCTGTTTGCCTACGCATCTGGCTTATTGAACTTTATGTTGATAAAAGTGCTCGCACCGGGCTACTACTCTCGTCAGGATACCAAAACACCAGTTAAGTACGGCATCATCGCCATGGTGACCAATATGGTGTTCAACGCGATCTTCGCTTATTTCTATGGCTACGTAGGTTTGGCGATTGCAACGGCATTATCCGCACTCGTCAATATGGTATTGCTATACCGAGGCTTACACTTAGCTGGGGTTTATCAGGTAACTCAGCGCACCGTCTTCTTTATTGTACGTTTGGTGATTGCCGGAACGGCGATGGTCGCGGCTATTTTGTGGCAACTGGAAGAAATGTCCGTGTGGTTAGACTGGAGTTTTGCCTACCGCAGCGGCGTGTTAGGAATGTTGATCGCTTTGGGGGCGGCAGTTTATCTTGTCGTTCTATTTTTAACGGGTGTGCGCTTAAAAGACCTAAAAGCTGGGACAGAGTAA
- the rpsT gene encoding 30S ribosomal protein S20, which produces MANSKSAKKRAIQAEKRRQHNASRRSMMRTYMKKTVAAIEAGDKEAATAAFAVVTPILDRMATKGLIHKNKAARHKSRFTAQIKAL; this is translated from the coding sequence TTGGCAAATAGTAAATCTGCTAAGAAGCGCGCTATCCAAGCTGAGAAACGTCGTCAGCACAATGCTAGCCGTCGCTCAATGATGCGTACTTACATGAAGAAAACTGTTGCTGCTATCGAAGCAGGCGACAAAGAAGCTGCAACTGCTGCATTCGCTGTAGTTACACCTATCCTAGACCGCATGGCAACTAAAGGCCTTATTCACAAGAATAAAGCAGCTCGCCATAAGTCTCGTTTCACTGCACAAATTAAAGCTCTTTAA
- a CDS encoding metalloregulator ArsR/SmtB family transcription factor — MNLQDMEKNSAKAVVLLKAMANERRLQILCMLHNQELSVGELCAKLELSQSALSQHLAWLRRDELVATRKEAQTVYYTLKSDEVKTLIKTLHGLYCAS, encoded by the coding sequence ATGAATTTACAAGACATGGAGAAAAACTCCGCTAAAGCTGTCGTACTGCTTAAAGCGATGGCGAACGAAAGACGCTTACAAATTCTTTGTATGCTACATAACCAAGAGCTGTCCGTGGGAGAGCTGTGTGCAAAATTGGAGTTAAGCCAGTCGGCATTGTCACAGCACCTTGCTTGGCTGCGCCGTGATGAATTAGTGGCAACAAGAAAAGAAGCGCAAACAGTGTATTACACATTGAAGAGTGATGAAGTAAAAACACTGATCAAAACGCTTCACGGCCTTTACTGTGCCAGTTAA
- the nhaR gene encoding transcriptional activator NhaR, which yields MSHLNYNHLYYFWMVCKQGSVTKAADALFLTPQTVTGQIKAFEERMKGKLTKRNGRTVEPTELGQLVFKYADRMFGLSYEMLDIVNYSQHSNILFEVGVADALSKRLVSKVLMTTVPEDNSIHLRCYESTHELLLERLSQHKLDMILSDCPVDSTQSPGLYSKKLGESSMSFFASFEIDKVRFPEILEQKKLLIPASRTAMGRKVLQWFDRQGLQPDILGEFDDVALMKAFSRYHDDVIFLAPTMYMSEIEDDRKLQLIGHVDDLKEEYYVIFAERMIQHPAVKNVCDADFSQMFE from the coding sequence ATGTCACATCTAAATTATAATCATCTCTACTACTTCTGGATGGTCTGCAAACAAGGTTCTGTCACTAAGGCTGCTGATGCACTTTTTCTCACGCCGCAAACCGTGACCGGACAGATTAAAGCGTTTGAAGAGCGCATGAAGGGAAAACTGACCAAGCGAAACGGGCGAACCGTTGAACCGACAGAACTAGGGCAACTCGTATTCAAATACGCCGACCGAATGTTCGGTTTGAGTTATGAAATGTTGGATATCGTGAATTACAGCCAGCACTCCAATATTTTGTTTGAGGTCGGTGTTGCTGATGCCTTGTCCAAGCGTCTGGTCAGTAAAGTGCTCATGACAACCGTTCCAGAGGATAACAGTATCCATTTACGCTGCTATGAATCGACCCATGAGCTGTTATTAGAAAGGTTATCTCAACACAAACTGGATATGATCTTATCTGACTGCCCGGTTGATTCGACTCAAAGCCCTGGCCTCTATAGTAAGAAGCTTGGGGAAAGTAGCATGAGCTTTTTTGCCTCATTTGAAATTGACAAGGTGAGGTTTCCTGAAATTCTGGAACAGAAAAAATTGTTGATTCCGGCAAGCCGCACGGCAATGGGGCGTAAAGTTCTGCAGTGGTTTGATCGACAAGGTTTACAACCTGATATTTTGGGCGAGTTTGACGATGTGGCTTTGATGAAGGCATTCTCACGCTATCATGACGATGTAATATTTCTGGCACCGACCATGTACATGTCGGAAATTGAAGACGACCGCAAGTTACAACTAATTGGTCATGTGGATGATTTAAAAGAAGAGTATTATGTTATTTTTGCTGAACGCATGATCCAACATCCCGCAGTTAAGAACGTTTGTGACGCTGATTTTAGTCAAATGTTTGAATAA
- a CDS encoding Na/Pi symporter yields MMNQATSTAAPISSTTRWLRWANLAFMLYLLLLAVSMVGSGFKWATGDQAKILFEFASHPVAGLMIGLVATALIQSSSTVTSIIVGLVAGGLPVETAIPMVMGANIGTTVTNTLVSLGHVRCKEEFKRAFASATIHDFFNLLAVAIFLPLEMMFGLLEKISHWLVSPLLATGDMSIKGFNFIKPMTKPVVSAIKEPLSTFGDTVGGVMLIILGIATIFVAITVMGKLMKSLMVGRARDILKNAIGRGPIHGILSGSIVTVLVQSSSTTTSLMVPLVGTGVLKVRDIYPFTLGANIGTCITALLAATAVSGEFAVFALQIALVHLVFNIAATLLIFGIPFLRELPLKGADIISEMAIKNKAVVGGYLMSVFIILPGAILALTA; encoded by the coding sequence ATGATGAACCAAGCTACTTCAACAGCGGCGCCGATCTCGAGTACGACTCGCTGGTTACGCTGGGCTAACTTGGCATTCATGCTATACCTGCTTCTTCTAGCAGTATCTATGGTTGGTAGCGGCTTTAAATGGGCCACTGGTGATCAGGCAAAAATACTGTTTGAATTTGCATCGCACCCTGTAGCTGGTCTTATGATCGGTCTGGTAGCGACAGCCCTAATCCAATCTTCTAGTACTGTAACTTCTATTATTGTGGGCTTAGTTGCTGGCGGTCTGCCAGTAGAGACGGCGATTCCTATGGTTATGGGTGCCAACATTGGTACAACGGTTACTAATACACTGGTTTCTCTAGGTCACGTGCGTTGTAAAGAAGAGTTCAAACGCGCTTTTGCTAGTGCAACGATCCACGACTTCTTCAACCTACTTGCTGTCGCGATTTTCCTTCCTTTGGAAATGATGTTCGGTCTCTTAGAAAAGATTTCCCATTGGCTTGTTTCGCCATTACTAGCAACTGGCGACATGAGCATTAAAGGCTTTAACTTCATTAAACCAATGACCAAGCCTGTTGTGAGTGCAATCAAAGAGCCTCTTTCAACATTCGGTGACACAGTTGGTGGCGTGATGCTTATCATCCTTGGTATTGCAACCATCTTCGTTGCTATCACTGTAATGGGTAAACTGATGAAGAGCCTGATGGTTGGACGTGCCCGTGATATTCTTAAGAACGCAATTGGTCGTGGCCCTATCCACGGTATCCTATCTGGTTCTATCGTTACTGTGCTTGTACAGTCTTCTTCAACAACGACAAGCTTAATGGTGCCACTTGTGGGTACTGGCGTATTAAAAGTTCGTGATATCTACCCATTCACACTAGGTGCTAATATTGGTACGTGTATCACTGCTCTGTTAGCTGCAACCGCTGTTTCTGGTGAGTTCGCGGTATTCGCTTTACAAATTGCCCTAGTACACTTGGTGTTCAACATCGCAGCGACACTACTTATTTTTGGTATCCCGTTCCTGCGTGAACTTCCACTGAAAGGCGCTGATATTATTTCAGAGATGGCAATTAAGAATAAAGCCGTTGTAGGTGGCTACCTAATGTCTGTATTCATTATTTTGCCGGGTGCTATTCTAGCTCTGACAGCATAA